GCTCGTCGAGAAGGGCGACTTCGGCGCGGCGACCTCAGCCGCGACGGGAAAGCTCATCCACGGCGGTCTCCGCTACCTGAAGAACCTCGAAGTGGGTCTCGTCCGTGAGTCCCTCGCCGAGCGGCGCACCCTGTCGCGCATCGCTCCGGGGCTCGTCTCCCCCATCGCGATGGTCCTCCCCGACCCGGGGCTCATCGAGCACGTCGGCCTCACGGCGTACGACGTGCTGTCGTTCGATCGCAACCGCGTACCGGCGAGCCACTGCATCCCCCGTCATCGGAGCCTGAGCCGCGAAGAGCTGAGGCTGCGCGGGCTGGGGTATCTCGAGCACGGGATCCTCTTCCACGACGCGATGATGCTCTCGCCCGAACGGTTGACGTTCGCATTCGTGCGGTCCGCCGTCGCGCAGGGCGCGAGGGTCGCGAACCACGTGCGGGCCGATGGCCTGATTTCCGCGGCCGGACGCGTTCGCGGGGCCCGCGTGACCGACCTCGTGACAGGCACGGCACACGAGGTGCGGGCCCGCGTGACGGTGAACGCGAGCGGACCGTGGGCGTACGACGTGCTCGCCGCCGAGGGCCTGCTGCAGCGCACTGCCGGCCCCCGCCCCGAGGTGCGGTCGGAGGGCATCTACCTGATCACGAGGCCGATCACCGAGACGATGGTGCTCACCGTGTCGTCGGGCGGTCACTTCAGCTTCGCGCCGTGGCGCGGGCGGACGCTCATCGGTCCGACCGAGACGCCCTACACCGGCGATGTCTCGGACTGGCGGCTGACGCGGGAATCGATCGAACGCTTCCTCGGCGAGATCAACGCCGCAGGTCGCCTGCCGGTGGAACTGTCGATGTCGGACGTCGTCGCCGCGTACGGCGGCCTCCGGCCGCTCACCGAGACGAGCGGGACCGACACCTACCGCGCCTCGCGCGCGTCCGAGCTCGTCGACCACGCCAAGGACGGCGTCCCCGGCATCGTCACCGCGACCGGCGGCAAGTACACGACGGCGCGCGCGTTCGCCGAGAAGGTCGTCCCCGCGCTCGCACGATCGATCGGCCGCGTCGCCGCGCCGAGCCGCACCGCCGACGTGCCGCTCGACGGCGCGGACCTCGCCGACACGGGGACGGCCGACCTGATCGACCGGCTGTACGGATCGGATGCCGGTGCCCTCCGGGCCGTGGCGTCCGAGTCCGACGTCCTCTCACGCGTGGCGACGGATGACGGCGAACTGCTCGCCGGTGTCGCGTTCGCGGCCCGACACGAGGCCGCCGTGCACCTCACCGACATCCTGCTGAACCGCACCGGCATCGGCCGCCGCGGCGACCCCGGCGACGACATCCTGTCGGCGGCGGCGGATGTCGCAGGCGCCGAGCTCGACTGGTCGCCGGAGCGCCGTGCGACCGAGCTCGCTGCTGCGCGCGCGGCCGTCACGCTCCCCCGCTAGCAGCGAAGGACAGGGACCTGCGCCAATTGCATTAGTGACGAGATCGGAGCGTTCCCCGGAGCGGCACGAAGTGGCTGAAACGGGACGATGCTGCGTTGCCGCTCGGCCCTCGCCCGGGCGGCGCTTGACAATCACGTCAGCGGACATCCAGCTCTGGTTCATAGATGCGATCGCGCAGCGCCGCAGTGCGTTCGTTGGCAATGCGGTTGAGTTCTCCAATGAGGGTACGAGCATCAGCGCAAGCGCGGCGGTATGACTCGGGAGACTCGACGATCTCCGCAATTCTTTCTGCCCATTTCGCTGGATCCGCAGCAGGCAGAACCCACCTACCCATGCCCCGCTGACGATAGAAGGTAGATATCCCTGAAAGGTCGCTGACCAGAGTTGGACGGCCTAGTGCGAGCCCCTCCATTGCCGCCAAGCCGAGCGCATCAGCCGACGACGGAAGGACGACGATTGCGCTCGTCGCGATGAAGTTCTGCACCGAACTATGGTCCACAAATGGCAGAACACTGAACATCGCGCGCTCGTTCGGAAGTGCCTCGTCGAGAAGTGTTCTTTCCGTCCCCTCGTCCGCTCCAAGGACAACGAACTGAAACGGGCGAGAGCCTACGTCTTTGGAGGCTAGGGAACGGATCGTCGACCGTGCAATCTCGAGGCCCTTGACATCCCCATCGTCGAGCCGCCCGGACAGGAGCACTTTGATGACCGGGTCCTGGATCGGCTCGTCGAGAATCTCCGGAACCGTGAGAGGGAGCAGGAAGTTCGCGACACTTCGATCCGAGAGGTTGGAAGTCGGGTCCGGAATAAAGTCGGACGCAGAGTTCCCGACGAACGCAACGAGATCCGCATCCGCCATCAACTCTCGCTCGACCTTCAGCTTACTCAGCGCTCCGGCACCCCCTCCTGCACGACCACGAGCCGCTGCGGTCTGAGTGGGGGCCATATGCACCATATGCAGCCGCCGCATACGCTGTGAACCTCCGTCAGCATTGAAATCCTGTTGGATGAATAGCGCCTCCTCTCCGGAGAAGCGCGTATGCCCCACGACCCAAACGTTCGCATCACCCGAACGCGCATCGGCGAGAAGCGTCTGAAACTTTGTCGAGAAGACGTAGCACTCATTCTCCTTGAGTTCGTAGCCGGCCGCCTTGCGCAACAGAACGTTCCATGCCTCTATGTCGTAGGTACCCCCATTCGCATCTCCCAGGTCTGATGCGCCATTCAGGGCGTTGACTATTAGCGAGCTCGCTGTGGCGACGCCTCCCGCGTGTCCCATCGGACCATCGATTACGGAGAACACCCGAAGCTTCTGACCATCCACGCCCCTTGTGCGTGTCGCGAGAACCGATGAGGTCGCTTCAACAACTGGGTTGGCTGCCCGACCCATGATCACAACCGGCGTGCCGTCGGCTAGTCTTTCGCTGGAAGTCAACTGGTAGCGCTCGTTCTCACGGATCCCAGCCTGCGAGATGGCTTCCTTCAGTTCCTGACTACCCACCGTGTAGTTGCCACGCATAGTGGCCACCAATTCGCGTCCCTGCCCTTTGCTCGAACCGCCACGAACCACCAATTGGACCGAACCACCGACGGTGAGCCCGAGCTCTTCGGCGAATCTACGACCGAAGTAGAGCTGGCCCTGGCTCGCGTAAGTGGATCGCAAGACATTCACGTATCGAGGCGACCTCGTCGTTGTTGCTTCCAGCGCCTCCGAGATCTCCCGCTCATATGGCTGTTCTGCCGCCACGCCCTCTGAGTCCACTTGAT
This DNA window, taken from Microbacterium sp. MM2322, encodes the following:
- a CDS encoding glycerol-3-phosphate dehydrogenase/oxidase, with amino-acid sequence MTTTVRRSLPAEGEVVDVLVVGGGITGAAIAYEAASRGLSVALVEKGDFGAATSAATGKLIHGGLRYLKNLEVGLVRESLAERRTLSRIAPGLVSPIAMVLPDPGLIEHVGLTAYDVLSFDRNRVPASHCIPRHRSLSREELRLRGLGYLEHGILFHDAMMLSPERLTFAFVRSAVAQGARVANHVRADGLISAAGRVRGARVTDLVTGTAHEVRARVTVNASGPWAYDVLAAEGLLQRTAGPRPEVRSEGIYLITRPITETMVLTVSSGGHFSFAPWRGRTLIGPTETPYTGDVSDWRLTRESIERFLGEINAAGRLPVELSMSDVVAAYGGLRPLTETSGTDTYRASRASELVDHAKDGVPGIVTATGGKYTTARAFAEKVVPALARSIGRVAAPSRTADVPLDGADLADTGTADLIDRLYGSDAGALRAVASESDVLSRVATDDGELLAGVAFAARHEAAVHLTDILLNRTGIGRRGDPGDDILSAAADVAGAELDWSPERRATELAAARAAVTLPR
- a CDS encoding glycosyltransferase → MAAEQPYEREISEALEATTTRSPRYVNVLRSTYASQGQLYFGRRFAEELGLTVGGSVQLVVRGGSSKGQGRELVATMRGNYTVGSQELKEAISQAGIRENERYQLTSSERLADGTPVVIMGRAANPVVEATSSVLATRTRGVDGQKLRVFSVIDGPMGHAGGVATASSLIVNALNGASDLGDANGGTYDIEAWNVLLRKAAGYELKENECYVFSTKFQTLLADARSGDANVWVVGHTRFSGEEALFIQQDFNADGGSQRMRRLHMVHMAPTQTAAARGRAGGGAGALSKLKVERELMADADLVAFVGNSASDFIPDPTSNLSDRSVANFLLPLTVPEILDEPIQDPVIKVLLSGRLDDGDVKGLEIARSTIRSLASKDVGSRPFQFVVLGADEGTERTLLDEALPNERAMFSVLPFVDHSSVQNFIATSAIVVLPSSADALGLAAMEGLALGRPTLVSDLSGISTFYRQRGMGRWVLPAADPAKWAERIAEIVESPESYRRACADARTLIGELNRIANERTAALRDRIYEPELDVR